Proteins encoded in a region of the Salmo trutta chromosome 34, fSalTru1.1, whole genome shotgun sequence genome:
- the LOC115173707 gene encoding type-4 ice-structuring protein-like, which produces MKFSLAALVVVLALAHGSQAAQSPEVEKLAQYFQDLSAQLTSTTQELVQKIQSETFVEDGKAQLQQIQAQLAPLAENMQAQLKPLAENMQAQLKPLVDNFQAQMEDLFRKLMDQTKSLGQ; this is translated from the exons ATGAAGTTCTCCCTTGCCGCCCTAGTTGTCGTGCTCGCTCTAGCACACG GAAGCCAAGCAGCACAGTCCCCCGAGGTTGAGAAGCTGGCACAGTATTTCCAGGACCTGTCAGCTCAGCTGACCTCCACCACTCAGGAGCTAGTGCAGAAGATCCAGTCAGA GACCTTCGTAGAGGATGGAAAGGCCCAGCTGCAGCAGATCCAGGCCCAGCTGGCACCCCTGGCAGAAAATATGCAGGCCCAGCTGAAGCCCCTGGCTGAGAACATGCAGGCCCAGCTTAAGCCTCTGGTTGACAACTTCCAGGCTCAGATGGAAGACCTCTTCCGCAAACTGATGGACCAGACCAAGTCCCTCGGCCAATAA